The stretch of DNA CGTCGTCGTGGTGACTGTCGTCGCAGTGCTGGCGGCGGTGCGCCGCCTCGCCGGCCGCCGGCTCGCCGCGCCGCTCCGCCGCCGGCTGCTGCTCGGACTGCCGTGGGGAACGCTGCTGACGATGGCGCTCGTCGCGGCGATCTACCTGTTCGTCCAGGGGGCGTGGTGGCACCCGCGGCCGCTCGTGACGCCGTTCCGGACGTGGTCGTACTTCTACCCGCTCGGGATGGTGACGGGGGCGTTCACGCACGGGAGCGTCGGCCACGTGACGGGGAACCTCCTCGGGACGCTGGTGTTCGGGACGGTCGTCGAGTACGCCTGGGGCCACTACCCACAGCGGCGGGGCGTCCAGTCGTTCACCGGCCTGCGGACCAACCCCTTCGCGCGCATCCTGGCGGTCCCGGCGGCGATGATCGCCGTCGGCCTGTTCACCGGCCTGTTCGCGATCGGCCCCGTGGTCGGGTTCTCCGGCGTCGTGTTCGCGCTCGGCGGGTTCGCGCTCGTCGCCCGGCCGTACCTGTTCCTGGGCGCGCTGCTGGCCAGTCGCGCCGTCGACCAGGTGTACGTCGCACTCCGGTTCCCACAGCCGACCGTCGGCGGCAGTACCCGGTTCGTCACGCCGTGGTGGGCCGACATCGCCATCCAGGGCCACGCCATCGGGCTGCTGGCGGGCGTCCTCCTCGCGGGCGCGCTGACGCTCGCGCGGGACGAACCCACTCGCCCCGCCCGGGTGTTCTTCGCGGCGCTCGTCTACGCCGTCTCGCGGGGGCTGTGGGCGGTCTACGTTCCGGTCGGCGGCGGCGAGTACACGCTGTACCGCTGGCTCGGGACCGGTCTCGTCTTCCTCCTCGCCCTGCTGGTCGCGACCGCGACGGCCCGGCGGGGGCGGGACCTCGTACCCGAGTTCGAGCGCGACGCGGGATCGCTGGCGACCCTCGCGGTCGTGGTGGCGCTGTGTTCGCTGTGTCTGGCCGCCGTCCCGGCGAACCTCGCGACCATCGAGGACGCCGAGGTGCCCGACGAGGGCATCGAGGTGGAGGGGTACACCGTCGCCTACGCGGAGGACGTGCGAAACGAGTACGCCGCCAGCATCTGGACACCGCTTGGGATCGGGGAGAGTCGGACGAACATCTCGACCAGCGGCGTGATCGTGGCGAACGCCGACCGCGAGATCTGGATCCGCACCGTTCCGAAGGGGCGGCTGGCGGTGAACCAGCGCGCCACGGTGGTCGTGGGCGGGGTCGGCTGGCGGGAGCCGGTCTACGCCAACCGAAGCGGCTGGAACGTCCTGGGCAACGACACCGTCTACCGGGTCCAACTGCGCCGGGCCGGCGGCCCGCGACGCACCGCCTACACCTCCCCGCCCTCGACCGCCGACGCGACGGTGGCCGGCCGGAACGTGACGCTTCGCGCCGCCGAGACGGGCTTCCGGGTCGCGGTCTCCCGTGGGAACGAGACGATCGCGACCGGCCCACTACCGGCGAATATGTCTTCCCGGTCCGTCGGCGGGCTCACCATCGAGCGCAACCGCACCCGCATCTACGCGTCGACCAACGACACCCGCGTCAGAATCGCCCGCGCGCGTCGACCCCCGGACTGACGGCTACCGGTCCCAGTCGATCCGGTACACCTCGACGGTGATCTCGCGGGACTCGGCGTCGTGGAAGTCGAACTGCCTCGGGAGCGTGAACTCCGCCTCGAAGGCGTGGGTCACCTCGCCGCCGTTGTCGGCCGCGAACGACTCGACGAACTCGCGGCTCCCCGCGTTGTGGACGGAGTATGAGACGTCGGCGACGGCCGCGGCAGTCGCCAGGAAGCCCCTGTCCGCGTGTTCGTTGCCCGACTGCGCCCCGAACGGGGGGTTCATCACGACCGTCGTCTCGGCCGGGGGACAGAGCGGGGCCCGCGTGGCGTCGGCCCGGACCCAGGAGACCGAGGTGCGCGTCCCGACCTTCCCCTCGTTCCGGCGGGCCGTCGACAGCGGGGCGGGGTCGACGTCGACGCCCACCACCGTCTCGGGCCCCCGGAGCGCCGCGGCCAGCGCCAGCATCCCGGTCCCACAGCCCAGATCCACGACGGTCCGGCCCTGGATGTCGCCCTGCAGGTCGGCCGTGTGGACGAGGTGAGCCGCCAGGTCCGGCGGCGTCCGGTACTGTTCGAGGCTGGCCTGGGGGTCGTCGAACCCCGCGACGACACCGAGCTGCTGGGCGAGGGCGCTCTTCGTCGGCATCACTTGTGATACGCCAGAATCATTCAAAAACCTTTGCAAATGCTCAGTAGTTATTCGAGCGGGAGCTCGACGACGAACGCCGCGCCGCCGAGGTCGCTGTCCTCGACGTGGATCTGCCCGCCGTAGCTGTCGATCATCGCGTCCACGAAGTAGAGTCCGAACCCGGTCCCGGCGGACTCGGACCCCTTCTCGCCGCGCTCGAATATCTCCCGACGGTCGGCCGGATCGACGCCCGGACCGTCGTCGGCGACCCGGACGACCGCCGAGGTGTCACGGACGGTGGAGGTCACTTCGACCGTGACCCCGTCGCCGTCCCCGTGCGTCTGCGAATCCGCGGGCGTGTACCCGTGTTCCACGGCGTTGAGCAGGAGGTTACCGAACACGTCCGGTAACAGGTCGTCGGCCACGACGACCACGTCGTCGACGTCGACGGTCACGTCGCAGTCGGGACGCGCCGACCGTGCCCGATCGGCCGCGCTCTCGACCGCCGGTGTCAGGGCCATCTGGTCTGTCTCGGTCATCTCCTCGGACGCGACGCTGTCGAGGACCGACCGGACCTTCTGGGTCAGGTCGATGATGTCGTCGCTCCACTCCACGATGGTCGTCGCGAACTCGGCCTGCTGCCCGTGGAGCTCCCGTTCCAGCATCTCCGCCCTCGCTCGGATGACGTTCATCCCGTTGAGCATGTCGTGCCGGAGGATGCTGTTGAAGAACTCCATCCGGTCCGCCTGCCGCCGGAGCTTGGTCTGCTGTCGCCGCCTGACGACCGCGTAGCGGAGCGCGCGAACGAGCCTGTCCCCGTCGAGGTCGCCCTTCGGGAGGTAGTCCTCCGCCCCTCTGCGAACGGCTTCGAGCGCCGTCTCCTGATCGTTCATCCCGGTCAGGACGATGATCGGCGTCCCGTCGACGAGGTCGGTCGCCCGGTCGAGGGTGTCGAGGCCGGTCGACTCCGGCAGTCCGAGGTCGAGGAGGACGACGTCGTAGTCGCGGCTCTCCAGGCGGTCGTTCGCCGTCGGCAGGGACTCCTCGTGGTCGAGGGCCAGGTCCTCGACGAACTCCGAGACGGTCGGCAGGTCGAGGTAGTGCTCGACGAGCTTCGCGTCACCGGGGTTGTCCTCGACGAGCAGGACGTCGAGCTCTGCTGACGTTCCCGACATCGTCACTCCGGCGGCCGCTTGACGACGGTCAGCCAGAAGTCCTCGACGTGGCTGACGATCTCGATGAAGCCGTCGAAGTCCACCGGTTTGGTCAGGTAGGCGTTCGCGTGCAGGTCGTAGGACTCGACGATGTCCTCCTCGGCCTCGGAGCTTGTGAGGACGACGACGGGGATGCGCTTCAGCTCCGGGTCGGACTTGACGTCTCGTAGGACCTCCTTCCCGCCCTTCTTGGGCATGTTGAGATCGAGCAACAGGAGGTCGGGCCGGGGTTCGCCGGCGTACTCGCCCTCCTGGCGGAGGTACTTCATCGCCTCGACGCCGTCGGTGACGACGTGGAGGTTGTTCAGTACGTTCCCACGTTCCAGTGCCTTCCGGGTCAGTTTCACGTCGCCGGGGTTGTCCTCGGCGAGCAGTATCTCGACCGGTCGGCTCTCGGTTTCATCAGCCATGAGCTTGCTCCTCCGTCGTGACCGCTGGTACGGTGAACTCGAACGTCGCGCCCTCGTCGGGCGTCGACACCACCCGGATGTCGCCCCCGTGCCGGTGGACGATGCGCTCACAGACCGGGAGCCCGATCCCCGTCCCCTCGGAGTCGTGGGTTCCGCCGCGCGTGAACACTCGGAAGATGTCGTCTCGGACGGCCTCGGGGACGCCGGGACCGTTGTCGCTGACGCGGAACCGAACCATCTCCTCGTCTACCTCCCCGGTGATCTCGACCCGCGGCCGCTCGTCGCCGTCCTCGGCCGCGTACGTGACCGCGTTCTTCACGAGGTTCTGGAATACCTGTCCCAGCTGGTCGCGGTCGGCCTCCACGTTCGGGAGGTCGCCGACAGTCACCTCGGCGTCGGCGTCGGCGACGTGCAACTGGAGGGCGGTGAGGGTCTCCTCGACGACCGCCTCGGCGTCGATCTCCGCGAACTCCTCTGCGTCGGTCTGGACCCGCGAGTACGTCAGGAGGCCGTCGATCATGTCCTGCATCCGGCGGGCTCCGTCGACGGCGAACGCCATGTACTCCCGTGCCTCCTCGTCGAGCTGGTCGCCGTACTCGGTCTCCAGCAGGTCGACGTAGCTCGACACCATCCGCAGCGGTTCCTGGAGGTCGTGGGACGCCACGTAGGCGAACTGCTGGAGGCTCTCGTTCGACCGCTCCAGCTCCTCGTGGTACTCCCTGAGCTCTCGGGCTCGCTCGGCCCGCTCCAGGGCCGCGGTCGCCGTGCTGGCGAGGATCTCCAGCAGGTGGCGCTCGATCTCGTCGAACTCCTCGATCTCGTCGCTCCCGACCAGCAAGAGCCCGTGCTCCCCGAGCGGGAGACAGAGCGCCGAGCGCAGTGAGGCCGCCGAGTGCGACGGCGCTGGGAGCGACCGGTAGTCCTCGACGTACTCGGTCTCCCCGGCCTCGAAGATCGCCATCTCGTCGGTGCCGGGATCGACTGGGCGCAGGTGCCCACCGTCCGCATCGAAGACGCGCCGCGCTCGATCTGTCGCGCCCGCGGGGCTGAGGCGGTCGTCCTCCTCGTCGTCGGTCCACATCGCGGCGACGGACCGACCGACGATCCCCTCTGCGATCCGGACCACCGATTCGGCGACCTCGTCCCGCGACGCCGCGTAGAGGAGTTCCTGCGTGGCGTCGTTCAACTGCTCGACGCGCTCCTCTCGGCGCTTCAGCTCCGTGATGTCGCGGGCCACGCCGACAACGTTGGTGAGCTCGCCGCCCTCGTCGTAGACAGGCTGGTACCAGGTCTCGAACCAGAGGTCCCCGATCTCCTGTGTCGTCCGGACCTCCTCGCCGTCGAGTGCGCGCTCGGCGGCGTCGGTGATGTCGTCGTAGCCCGCGTACGCCTCGAACACCGACGACCCCTCGAGCTCCCCGGGTTCGAGCCCGAGCGCCGCCAGTCCCCGCCCGGTCGAGTGGGTGAACACGCCGTCGGGGTCCAGGGTGAACACGACCACGGGGAGGTTGTCGACCAGCGTCCGGAGCTGCTCGTTGCGCTCCTTGCGGCGCTGCTCTCGCTGGCGGCGCTCGGTGACGTCCGCCAGGCTGACGACGACCCGGACGATCTCGCCGTCGTCGTACAGCGGCGTCGCGCTCACGGACACGACGACGCGCTCGTCGTCGGTCTCGATCGTGAGTTCCTGATCGCGGACTCCCTTCCCCGTCGAGAGGACCTTCGAGACCGGGGTGGCGTCGCTCTCCAGCGGGTCGCCGTCGACGGTCAACAGGCGGAACTGCTCCGGTAACGCGTCCTCGCCGATCAGCTCCGACCGGCCGACCCCCAGGATCGCCTCGGCCTGTTCGTTCGTCCGCAGTATCGTGCCCTCCGGGCTGTGGATGACGATGCCGGCCGGGTTGATGTCGAGCAGCCGGTCCAGCAGGTTCCGTTCGGTCCGGTGTTCGCGCTCGGCGGCGCGGTACGCCGTCACGTCGCGCGCGAACGCGACGACGCGATCCTCGCCGTCGATCGTGGTGTCCCGCAGCTCGACGTCCGTCCAGCGTGTCCTCCCGTCCGGTCCCTCGACCCGCCACTCGACGTGGGACGCACCGGTCTCGTGGGCCTCCCGGATCAGGTCGTTCGCGTCCGCCGTCGAGAAATTCGGCGGGCTGAACTCCCCGACGTGCATCCCGGCTATCTCTCCGGGGTCGACTCCCAGCAGCTCCCCGGCGGCGGTGTTCGCGTCCGTCACCTCACCGGTGTCCGGGTCGTGGACGAAGATGGGGTCCGGCGACGCCTCGAAGATGTCGCGGTCGGACGCCGTCCCGTCCTCGGTCGTGGGCATTATCGAACGCGAACGACACCGAGCGGTAAGGGTCTGTCCCCCCAGTTTTCAACGACGAAAACCGCCCACCGTCACCAGGTGCCGTGGAACGTGTCGAACTCCAGGTCCTCCAGGTCCCGCTCGCCGATCGCGATCTCGTACTCGCCGGGTGTCAGCATCGGCTTCTTGAACTGCGGGCCGTCGTCGGTGGTGATGCGGGGACAGCCCGTGTTGACGTAGGCGTCCAGCCCGAAGTTCGTCAGGCGGTCCGGCGTCACCTCGTCCATCGTGATGAGGTAGGCGTCGTCGTTGTTCTCGACGATCTCCTGGGCCTTCTCCCAGCGGCCCTGGCCGATCTTCGTACAGAAGATGACGCCCCACTCGTCGGCGTCCATCGCCTTGTGGACCGAGGCGTAGCGCTGTTTCATGAACTTCTCCGTGTCGGCGATCGAGAGGGCGTTGTTGACCGGGTCCGCGATGACGACCTTCTTCTCGGGGTGTTCCATCGCCAGCCCGAGCGGGTGGAACTTCCCGCCGCCGACGTAGAGGATCTGGTCGGCGTCGACCTCGGCGGAGGCGTAGTTACAGCCCAGCACCTGCCCCTCGTGGGTCAGCCGGTCGTCGCCCTTCCGGGTGTGGACGTCGTAGCCCCGCTCCTCCAGCCACGCCTTCATCTCGTCGAACTTGTTCATGTGCTGGGCCGTCGTCACCAGGCCCACGTCCGGGTCCTCGTCGGGGGCGGTCAGTTCCTCGTCGGCGGCCCGCTCCATCATCGGAAAGACGTCGACGTTGGAGAACAGCGGCACGTAGATGATCTTGTCCGACTCCTTCATCGGGGAGTGCCCGAAGTGGACGAACACGTCGGTCCGGCGCATCAGGAAGGTGTCGAGGTCGCAGGCCCCGTAACAGGGCTGGCCGGAGATCATCACCGTCACGTCGTCGGGCAGTTCCGCGCGCAGGTCGTCGGCGACGGCTGGGCCGCGCCGTTTCAGCCCCTCGGGGAACTGGAGCCCGACCTTCTCGGCGTCGCGCTCGTCGACGGCGTCGACGATGCGGTCGAGCTCGTAGTCCCACTCCCGGTCGTGTCTGAGCGACAGCCCGGTGTTCCGGAGGTCGCCCTCAGTCCGCTCTTGGCTCATTAGGACCGCATACTGGCTCGCGGGGCATAACCTCGGTGTTTCTCCCACGCGGCTCGAACGACCCGGGAGAGGGGTGGACGGCGACCGCCGACGGCCGCTTTCGGCAGGCCTATACCGCCACAGTCGCTAGGTGGTGGCGATGAGCATCGACAGCGACACCGCCGCCGACCCGACCGGCGACCGCGTCGAGGAACTCGCGACGGAGTTCGGCGAGGCGATCACCGAGCTCCCGGTCTACCAGCGCTACGTCGAGGCAAAGGAGGCCGTCGAGAACCACGAGGAGGCCCAGGAGGCCATCCAGGAGTTCGAGCAGCTCCGCGAGGAGTTCCAGCTCGCCCGGCAGACCGGCCGCGCCTCCCAGGAGGACCTCCGGCAGCTACAGGCCGCCCAAGAGGACCTCCACGACATCCCGGTGATGAGCGACTACCTCCAGGTCCAGAACGAACTGGAACTCCGCCTCCAGGAGCTCAACGAGATGGTCTCGGACGAGCTGGTCGTCGACTTCGGACAGAAGGCCGGCGGCTGCTGCGAGGACTGACCTCAAGATATTTCTCGGCGGCGTCCGACAGCGCCGCTATGGCCGACGCTGCCCTCCAGCACCGGCTCGACAGGATCGAACGTCGACAGCGACTCGTCCTCGGACTGCTCGTGACCGCGTACGCCCTCGCGGGCGCGTGGGCGCTCGTGTCGACGGTCCCCGCAGTCACCGCCTACCACGCCGCGGTCGCCCTCGCGGGCCTGGGGCTGGCCGCGGCCGGGACGGCGATGTACCGCCGCCGGGCGGCTGGCTCGTAGGCCGACGTCGGTCGGGACCGTCGCGGGCCGCCGCTCCGCGGCCCGGTTCGAAGCCTGAGAAAATAGCACAACAGATATTACGTCGGCCGGGCGACTCCGTTCGTGCGCACCCTGCTGACGAACCGGACGTTCCTCCGCCTGCTCGCCGGCCGCCTCGTCACGAACGCCGGCGACAGCATCTACTACGTCGCGGCCCTGTGGCTGGTCCACGACCTGGCGGGGTCGACGGTCTACACCGGGATCGCATCCTTCCTCGTGATGGCCCCGGGGATGCTCCAGTTCGTCGTCGGGCCGATGGTCGACGACCTGGAGATCCGGTGGGTGCTCGTGGTGACGCAGGCCGCGCAGGGCCTGCTCGTGCTGACGATCCCGCTGGCCGCGTGGCTCGGGGTCCTGCGCGTCGAACTGGTGTTGGTCGTCATCCCGCTCGCGTCGCTGCTGAACCTCGTCACCTACCCCGCGCAGTCGGCCGCGCTGCCGCGGGCGGTCGACCGCGAGAACCTCTCGACGGCCAACGCCGTGTTCAACACCGCCCACGAGGGCGTCAACATGGCCTTCAACGCCGTCGGCGGGGTGCTGGTCGGCCTCGCGGCCGTCGGCGCGGTGGGTGCGTTCGTCGTCGACGCCGGCACCTTCGCGCTGGCGATCCTGCTCTTTCTCGGGCTGACGCTCCCCGAGCGAGCGGGGGGAGACGGGCGGGCGGCGACCGCCGACGGCGGGACTGACCTCGGGGGCGCGCCGGACGGCGACGACGGCGCGGACGAGTCGGTCCGCGAGCGGGTCGACCGCTACACCGACGACTTCCGCGACGGACTCGCGTACCTCCGCGGGACGGCGTTCGTCCCGGTGCTCGCCCCGCAGGTGTTCATCAGTTTCGCGATGGGGATGATGCTCGCCATCCTACCGGCCTA from Haloarcula litorea encodes:
- a CDS encoding rhomboid family intramembrane serine protease, which translates into the protein MLQSWLPTAVAALPLRPLVVVVTVVAVLAAVRRLAGRRLAAPLRRRLLLGLPWGTLLTMALVAAIYLFVQGAWWHPRPLVTPFRTWSYFYPLGMVTGAFTHGSVGHVTGNLLGTLVFGTVVEYAWGHYPQRRGVQSFTGLRTNPFARILAVPAAMIAVGLFTGLFAIGPVVGFSGVVFALGGFALVARPYLFLGALLASRAVDQVYVALRFPQPTVGGSTRFVTPWWADIAIQGHAIGLLAGVLLAGALTLARDEPTRPARVFFAALVYAVSRGLWAVYVPVGGGEYTLYRWLGTGLVFLLALLVATATARRGRDLVPEFERDAGSLATLAVVVALCSLCLAAVPANLATIEDAEVPDEGIEVEGYTVAYAEDVRNEYAASIWTPLGIGESRTNISTSGVIVANADREIWIRTVPKGRLAVNQRATVVVGGVGWREPVYANRSGWNVLGNDTVYRVQLRRAGGPRRTAYTSPPSTADATVAGRNVTLRAAETGFRVAVSRGNETIATGPLPANMSSRSVGGLTIERNRTRIYASTNDTRVRIARARRPPD
- a CDS encoding METTL5 family protein; protein product: MPTKSALAQQLGVVAGFDDPQASLEQYRTPPDLAAHLVHTADLQGDIQGRTVVDLGCGTGMLALAAALRGPETVVGVDVDPAPLSTARRNEGKVGTRTSVSWVRADATRAPLCPPAETTVVMNPPFGAQSGNEHADRGFLATAAAVADVSYSVHNAGSREFVESFAADNGGEVTHAFEAEFTLPRQFDFHDAESREITVEVYRIDWDR
- a CDS encoding hybrid sensor histidine kinase/response regulator, producing MSGTSAELDVLLVEDNPGDAKLVEHYLDLPTVSEFVEDLALDHEESLPTANDRLESRDYDVVLLDLGLPESTGLDTLDRATDLVDGTPIIVLTGMNDQETALEAVRRGAEDYLPKGDLDGDRLVRALRYAVVRRRQQTKLRRQADRMEFFNSILRHDMLNGMNVIRARAEMLERELHGQQAEFATTIVEWSDDIIDLTQKVRSVLDSVASEEMTETDQMALTPAVESAADRARSARPDCDVTVDVDDVVVVADDLLPDVFGNLLLNAVEHGYTPADSQTHGDGDGVTVEVTSTVRDTSAVVRVADDGPGVDPADRREIFERGEKGSESAGTGFGLYFVDAMIDSYGGQIHVEDSDLGGAAFVVELPLE
- a CDS encoding response regulator, which encodes MADETESRPVEILLAEDNPGDVKLTRKALERGNVLNNLHVVTDGVEAMKYLRQEGEYAGEPRPDLLLLDLNMPKKGGKEVLRDVKSDPELKRIPVVVLTSSEAEEDIVESYDLHANAYLTKPVDFDGFIEIVSHVEDFWLTVVKRPPE
- a CDS encoding PAS domain-containing protein — encoded protein: MPTTEDGTASDRDIFEASPDPIFVHDPDTGEVTDANTAAGELLGVDPGEIAGMHVGEFSPPNFSTADANDLIREAHETGASHVEWRVEGPDGRTRWTDVELRDTTIDGEDRVVAFARDVTAYRAAEREHRTERNLLDRLLDINPAGIVIHSPEGTILRTNEQAEAILGVGRSELIGEDALPEQFRLLTVDGDPLESDATPVSKVLSTGKGVRDQELTIETDDERVVVSVSATPLYDDGEIVRVVVSLADVTERRQREQRRKERNEQLRTLVDNLPVVVFTLDPDGVFTHSTGRGLAALGLEPGELEGSSVFEAYAGYDDITDAAERALDGEEVRTTQEIGDLWFETWYQPVYDEGGELTNVVGVARDITELKRREERVEQLNDATQELLYAASRDEVAESVVRIAEGIVGRSVAAMWTDDEEDDRLSPAGATDRARRVFDADGGHLRPVDPGTDEMAIFEAGETEYVEDYRSLPAPSHSAASLRSALCLPLGEHGLLLVGSDEIEEFDEIERHLLEILASTATAALERAERARELREYHEELERSNESLQQFAYVASHDLQEPLRMVSSYVDLLETEYGDQLDEEAREYMAFAVDGARRMQDMIDGLLTYSRVQTDAEEFAEIDAEAVVEETLTALQLHVADADAEVTVGDLPNVEADRDQLGQVFQNLVKNAVTYAAEDGDERPRVEITGEVDEEMVRFRVSDNGPGVPEAVRDDIFRVFTRGGTHDSEGTGIGLPVCERIVHRHGGDIRVVSTPDEGATFEFTVPAVTTEEQAHG
- the dph2 gene encoding diphthamide biosynthesis enzyme Dph2, yielding MSQERTEGDLRNTGLSLRHDREWDYELDRIVDAVDERDAEKVGLQFPEGLKRRGPAVADDLRAELPDDVTVMISGQPCYGACDLDTFLMRRTDVFVHFGHSPMKESDKIIYVPLFSNVDVFPMMERAADEELTAPDEDPDVGLVTTAQHMNKFDEMKAWLEERGYDVHTRKGDDRLTHEGQVLGCNYASAEVDADQILYVGGGKFHPLGLAMEHPEKKVVIADPVNNALSIADTEKFMKQRYASVHKAMDADEWGVIFCTKIGQGRWEKAQEIVENNDDAYLITMDEVTPDRLTNFGLDAYVNTGCPRITTDDGPQFKKPMLTPGEYEIAIGERDLEDLEFDTFHGTW
- a CDS encoding YlbF family regulator is translated as MSIDSDTAADPTGDRVEELATEFGEAITELPVYQRYVEAKEAVENHEEAQEAIQEFEQLREEFQLARQTGRASQEDLRQLQAAQEDLHDIPVMSDYLQVQNELELRLQELNEMVSDELVVDFGQKAGGCCED
- a CDS encoding MFS transporter — protein: MRTLLTNRTFLRLLAGRLVTNAGDSIYYVAALWLVHDLAGSTVYTGIASFLVMAPGMLQFVVGPMVDDLEIRWVLVVTQAAQGLLVLTIPLAAWLGVLRVELVLVVIPLASLLNLVTYPAQSAALPRAVDRENLSTANAVFNTAHEGVNMAFNAVGGVLVGLAAVGAVGAFVVDAGTFALAILLFLGLTLPERAGGDGRAATADGGTDLGGAPDGDDGADESVRERVDRYTDDFRDGLAYLRGTAFVPVLAPQVFISFAMGMMLAILPAYAGLRGGSGLYGVLLSALAAGALIGSVASARLDWVPYGYWMLGGTALTGIAWVGAALSTWTPAIVAFFALAIVHSGGNKVLFDTLVQTVVPEAKLGRVTSSMSTINGVATPIGSLVGGAAAAVVGPVPVVLSVGAANFVGTAYFALSKSLRSLPAVADVEYGDDRIEEFSGGP